The following coding sequences lie in one Spinacia oleracea cultivar Varoflay chromosome 1, BTI_SOV_V1, whole genome shotgun sequence genomic window:
- the LOC110779649 gene encoding uncharacterized protein isoform X2: MEYLYYNSYNWKKSCFVLHQIIGASSMMERLILQLSWEFLESVEILFVDIIRKPAELVDVKSVLRDKISVIRRFTGGGTVIVDHGTIFVSFICNKEAVPGLQAYPQPIMAWSSLLYDEVFHGALDYKLRENDYVFGSRKFGGNAQSITKNRWIHHTSFLWDYQDANMTYLKIPQRAPKYRQERDHSEFICRMKDILPRSDFIDRTIKAAETHFSLTSIPLDEIASLYTTNFDPSSTILTAEELEATIETKDKSLLSQAL; this comes from the exons ATGGAGTACCTATACTACAACAGCTACAATTGGAAGAAAAGCTGCTTCGTACTTCATCAGATAATTGGTGCATCATCAATGATGGAACGCCTGATCCTGCAATTGTCATGGGAATTTCTGG AGTCTGTTGAGATCTTGTTCGTTGACATAATCAGGAAGCCAGCGGAACTTGTTGATGTTAAGTCAGTGCTGCGAGATAAGATTTCTGTCATCAGACGTTTCACTGGGGGAGGTACTGTTATTGTTGATCACGGGACAATCTTTGTTTCATTCATATGCAACAAGGAGGCTGTTCCTGGTTTGCAAGCATATCCTCAGCCAATAATGGCATGGAGTAGCCTGTTATATGATGAAGTTTTTCATGGAGCTCTGGATTATAAGCTACGTGAAAATG ATTACGTGTTTGGCAGCCGGAAATTTGGTGGAAATGCTCAATCCATCACTAAAAATCGGTGGATCCACCACACATCATTTTTGTGGGACTATCAAGATGCAAACATGACGTACTTGAAAATACCTCAGCGAGCACCAAAGTACAGACAG GAAAGGGATCATTCAGAATTTATTTGCCGCATGAAGGACATTTTACCGAGATCAGATTTCATAGATCGAACCATCAAAGCAGCTGAAACCCATTTTTCATTGACATCCATTCCACTGGATGAAATCGCGTCTCTTTATACTACGAATTTTGATCCCTCTTCCACAATTCTTACAGCAGAAGAACTGGAGGCTACAATCGAAACCAAAGACAAGAGTTTATTGTCTCAGGCACTGTGA
- the LOC110779649 gene encoding uncharacterized protein isoform X1, which produces MAISKLSNFRLPLMNLVRMNGVPILQQLQLEEKLLRTSSDNWCIINDGTPDPAIVMGISGKPAELVDVKSVLRDKISVIRRFTGGGTVIVDHGTIFVSFICNKEAVPGLQAYPQPIMAWSSLLYDEVFHGALDYKLRENDYVFGSRKFGGNAQSITKNRWIHHTSFLWDYQDANMTYLKIPQRAPKYRQERDHSEFICRMKDILPRSDFIDRTIKAAETHFSLTSIPLDEIASLYTTNFDPSSTILTAEELEATIETKDKSLLSQAL; this is translated from the exons ATGGCTATATCCAAGCTCAGTAACTTTCGGCTTCCGTTGATGAACCTAGTGAGAATGAATGGAGTACCTATACTACAACAGCTACAATTGGAAGAAAAGCTGCTTCGTACTTCATCAGATAATTGGTGCATCATCAATGATGGAACGCCTGATCCTGCAATTGTCATGGGAATTTCTGG GAAGCCAGCGGAACTTGTTGATGTTAAGTCAGTGCTGCGAGATAAGATTTCTGTCATCAGACGTTTCACTGGGGGAGGTACTGTTATTGTTGATCACGGGACAATCTTTGTTTCATTCATATGCAACAAGGAGGCTGTTCCTGGTTTGCAAGCATATCCTCAGCCAATAATGGCATGGAGTAGCCTGTTATATGATGAAGTTTTTCATGGAGCTCTGGATTATAAGCTACGTGAAAATG ATTACGTGTTTGGCAGCCGGAAATTTGGTGGAAATGCTCAATCCATCACTAAAAATCGGTGGATCCACCACACATCATTTTTGTGGGACTATCAAGATGCAAACATGACGTACTTGAAAATACCTCAGCGAGCACCAAAGTACAGACAG GAAAGGGATCATTCAGAATTTATTTGCCGCATGAAGGACATTTTACCGAGATCAGATTTCATAGATCGAACCATCAAAGCAGCTGAAACCCATTTTTCATTGACATCCATTCCACTGGATGAAATCGCGTCTCTTTATACTACGAATTTTGATCCCTCTTCCACAATTCTTACAGCAGAAGAACTGGAGGCTACAATCGAAACCAAAGACAAGAGTTTATTGTCTCAGGCACTGTGA